The Methanoculleus marisnigri JR1 genome window below encodes:
- a CDS encoding Hsp20/alpha crystallin family protein, with the protein MAWRRPSREIWGEFDQMIGDMQKQFSEVMERLSGAAQQVPGGAGTVVDVLEHDTDVVVVADLPGVAREGISVRLLDARTLRITARREEAKEERQAGYHVRERRFGAISRTVSLPTDVRDEGATATFKNGVLEVRLKKVAETRGKEISVSEEAAKQHREQVEEGYREARERIEPSGYPRSRDVMEAAEGIELEERGTPKEQETAAKLRKQKEKLYEEGKRKLEE; encoded by the coding sequence ATGGCATGGAGAAGACCGTCGCGCGAGATCTGGGGCGAATTCGACCAGATGATAGGGGATATGCAGAAACAGTTTTCCGAGGTGATGGAGCGGCTCTCGGGAGCCGCACAGCAGGTGCCTGGAGGAGCCGGAACGGTGGTCGACGTCCTGGAGCACGATACGGACGTCGTGGTCGTTGCCGACCTCCCCGGCGTCGCGAGGGAGGGGATATCCGTCCGGCTCCTTGATGCGAGAACGCTCAGGATCACCGCCCGGCGGGAGGAGGCAAAGGAGGAAAGGCAGGCCGGCTACCACGTGCGGGAGCGGAGGTTCGGCGCGATCTCCCGGACGGTCTCCCTCCCCACCGACGTCCGCGACGAGGGGGCGACCGCCACGTTCAAGAACGGCGTCCTCGAGGTGCGGCTGAAGAAGGTGGCCGAGACCCGCGGAAAAGAGATCTCGGTGAGCGAAGAGGCCGCGAAGCAGCACAGAGAACAGGTGGAGGAAGGATACCGGGAGGCGCGGGAGAGGATCGAGCCGTCCGGGTACCCGCGATCCCGGGACGTGATGGAAGCGGCGGAGGGGATCGAACTCGAGGAGCGAGGGACCCCCAAAGAACAGGAGACGGCCGCGAAGCTCCGCAAGCAGAAGGAGAAACTCTACGAGGAGGGGAAGAGGAAACTCGAGGAGTAA
- a CDS encoding uracil-DNA glycosylase family protein: MDPRHAPAAMREAYRRYALDRPDLCGILLPGLLPHDACDAASRRPGRVKVLFVAESPPWTAGRREVAEPADCRSPGYPYFWNDRYDAPCRPDAAPLSRGLAENLFSLLGLDGNSRRENLDIFAAKGLFLVDTVRCVFRKNRKPVIPADLIRMSARKTLAPELAALAPEFVVALGNTALAGLRHIEPYASVLSGAGTITGLSREAIFEESRLLCLPYPGGRNRRYLDVIESGFELLRDLTG, translated from the coding sequence ATGGATCCCCGACATGCTCCAGCGGCGATGCGGGAGGCTTACCGCCGCTACGCGCTCGATCGCCCGGATCTGTGCGGCATCCTCCTGCCGGGGCTCCTGCCCCACGACGCCTGCGACGCCGCATCCCGGCGACCCGGCCGCGTGAAGGTGCTCTTCGTCGCCGAGTCCCCGCCCTGGACCGCCGGGCGGCGGGAGGTCGCGGAACCGGCCGACTGCCGGAGCCCCGGCTACCCCTACTTCTGGAACGACCGCTACGACGCGCCGTGCCGTCCCGACGCCGCGCCCCTCTCCCGAGGGCTCGCGGAGAACCTCTTCTCGCTGCTCGGGCTCGACGGCAACTCGCGCCGGGAGAACCTGGACATCTTTGCGGCGAAGGGTCTCTTCCTCGTCGATACGGTCAGGTGCGTCTTTCGGAAGAACCGCAAACCGGTCATCCCGGCCGATCTCATCCGGATGAGCGCCAGAAAGACCCTCGCGCCCGAGCTCGCCGCCCTCGCCCCGGAATTCGTTGTCGCCCTAGGGAATACGGCGCTGGCCGGCCTCCGCCATATCGAGCCCTACGCGAGCGTTCTTTCCGGTGCCGGAACGATCACCGGGCTCTCCCGGGAGGCGATCTTCGAAGAGAGCCGGCTTCTCTGTCTGCCCTACCCGGGCGGACGCAACCGGCGGTACCTGGATGTCATCGAGTCGGGGTTCGAGCTCCTCCGGGATCTCACGGGATGA
- a CDS encoding DEAD/DEAH box helicase, translated as MEKNITFQELNISPKTLRAIEDMGFEEPTPIQVSTIPAILDGRDVTGQAQTGTGKTAAFGVPAIERVDTGSRETQVLVLSPTRELAIQTAEEFSRLAKHHQGINILPIYGGQPIDRQFRALQRGVQIVVGTPGRVLDHLDRGTLSFGAVKVVVLDEADQMLDMGFREDIEKILDDTPRDRQTILFSATLPKPILEISKKFQKNPEFISVARKEVTVPQIEQLYLEVRSRDRLEILTRLLDMYDPDLTLIFSNTKRGVDDLTTHLQARGYFAEGLHGDMKQTLRDRVMAKFRAGSIDILVATDVAARGIDVEDVDLVINYDVPQDIEYYIHRIGRTARAGRTGRAVTFVGPKEYFKLRTIQNYTKIKIARIPLPTQGDVEESRTRKLIDRVHQTIDEGNLDQYANLVERIIAEDYTSLEVAAALLKLELGGVGQGQPQDIRPAQGQALLRIPVGREHQIRPKDIVGALAGETGIPGSAIGAINIYDTYSTVDVPLDAAERVIEGMKGKTIARVRLTRPIEIVEAAGGR; from the coding sequence ATGGAGAAGAATATTACCTTCCAGGAACTCAATATCTCGCCAAAGACACTCCGCGCAATAGAAGATATGGGATTTGAAGAGCCCACGCCCATCCAGGTCAGCACCATACCGGCGATACTCGACGGACGCGACGTGACCGGCCAGGCACAGACAGGAACAGGGAAGACAGCGGCGTTCGGCGTCCCGGCGATCGAGCGCGTCGACACCGGCAGCCGGGAGACGCAGGTGCTCGTCCTCTCCCCCACCCGGGAACTCGCCATCCAGACTGCTGAAGAGTTTTCCCGTCTGGCGAAACACCACCAGGGCATCAACATCCTCCCGATCTACGGCGGCCAGCCGATCGACCGGCAGTTCCGGGCGCTGCAACGCGGCGTCCAGATCGTCGTCGGGACGCCCGGCCGGGTGCTCGACCACCTCGACCGGGGGACGCTCTCGTTTGGCGCGGTGAAGGTCGTCGTCCTCGATGAGGCCGACCAGATGCTGGATATGGGATTCCGGGAAGACATCGAAAAGATCCTCGACGATACCCCGCGGGACCGCCAGACGATTCTCTTCTCGGCAACCCTCCCAAAACCCATCCTCGAGATCTCGAAAAAGTTCCAGAAAAACCCCGAGTTCATCTCGGTCGCGCGCAAGGAAGTGACCGTCCCGCAGATCGAGCAGCTCTACCTCGAGGTGCGCAGCAGGGACAGGCTCGAGATCCTCACCCGGCTGCTCGACATGTACGATCCCGACCTGACCCTGATCTTCTCGAACACCAAGAGGGGTGTCGACGACCTGACCACTCACCTTCAGGCCCGCGGCTACTTCGCCGAAGGGCTTCACGGGGACATGAAGCAGACCCTGCGCGACCGGGTGATGGCGAAATTCCGGGCGGGGTCGATCGATATCCTGGTTGCGACGGACGTCGCCGCACGGGGCATCGATGTCGAGGACGTCGACCTGGTCATCAATTACGACGTCCCGCAGGATATCGAGTACTACATCCACCGTATCGGCAGGACGGCACGAGCCGGGCGCACCGGGCGGGCCGTCACGTTCGTGGGCCCCAAGGAGTATTTCAAGCTCCGGACGATCCAGAACTATACAAAAATTAAGATCGCCCGGATCCCGCTCCCGACCCAGGGAGACGTCGAGGAGAGCCGGACGCGCAAACTCATCGACCGGGTACACCAGACCATCGACGAGGGCAATCTTGACCAGTACGCGAACCTCGTCGAGCGGATCATCGCCGAGGATTATACCTCGCTCGAGGTCGCCGCCGCCCTCCTGAAACTGGAACTCGGCGGGGTCGGCCAGGGCCAGCCGCAGGATATCAGGCCTGCCCAGGGGCAGGCTCTTCTCAGGATCCCGGTCGGAAGAGAGCACCAGATCAGGCCGAAGGATATCGTCGGAGCGCTCGCGGGCGAGACCGGGATTCCCGGCAGCGCCATCGGCGCGATCAACATCTACGACACCTACTCCACCGTCGACGTGCCCCTTGACGCCGCCGAGCGGGTCATCGAGGGGATGAAAGGAAAAACCATCGCACGGGTCCGGCTGACCCGGCCGATCGAGATCGTCGAGGCGGCCGGCGGGCGGTAA
- a CDS encoding glycosyltransferase has product MAYMDGITCICDNGRTLEDHRPIVGDDVISGIYRKAAALQGKRVLHVNSTYQSGGVAEMILSLVPLMNDVGVRTQWNILNGEGDFFTITKNFHNALQGQTISFSDDEKGLYLRTNECFSGQMKIDHDLVVIHDPQPLPLIRFYEKTQPWVWRCHVDLSNPDTELWEFLKDFILDYDRMVISHEEYHRKGMSMEQWICRPAIDPLSEKNRDLTDAEIAGLLEKYGVPIDKPLITQISRFDKWKDPEGVIDVFARVREHVDCRLVLCGSMAPDDPEGWAIYRRVEEKAREFIDAGDVILITAEDHLLVNALQRVSCVILQKSLREGFGLTVTEGLWKGRPVIASRIGGIPLQIEDGETGFLLDPTDTDGFAWRIRQVLENPELGERLGRAGKEHVRQNFLITRLLSDYLDMLNTELGVLNT; this is encoded by the coding sequence ATGGCCTATATGGACGGAATAACCTGCATCTGCGACAACGGCCGGACGCTCGAGGACCACCGGCCCATCGTCGGCGACGATGTCATCTCCGGGATCTACCGCAAGGCGGCGGCCCTCCAGGGGAAGCGGGTCCTTCACGTGAACTCGACATACCAGAGCGGCGGCGTAGCGGAGATGATCCTCTCGCTCGTTCCGCTCATGAACGACGTCGGGGTCAGGACGCAGTGGAATATCCTGAATGGCGAGGGTGATTTCTTCACCATCACCAAGAACTTCCACAACGCACTGCAGGGGCAGACGATATCGTTCTCGGACGACGAGAAAGGGCTCTATCTCCGGACGAACGAATGCTTCTCCGGGCAGATGAAGATCGACCACGACCTGGTGGTCATCCACGACCCGCAGCCCCTGCCCCTTATCCGGTTCTACGAAAAGACCCAGCCCTGGGTCTGGCGGTGCCACGTCGATCTCTCGAACCCTGATACGGAACTCTGGGAGTTCCTCAAGGACTTCATTCTTGATTACGACCGGATGGTTATCTCGCACGAGGAGTACCACCGCAAAGGGATGTCGATGGAGCAGTGGATCTGCCGTCCGGCGATCGATCCCCTTTCGGAGAAGAACCGCGATCTCACCGACGCGGAGATCGCAGGCCTTCTTGAGAAGTACGGCGTGCCGATCGACAAGCCGCTGATCACCCAGATTTCGCGGTTCGACAAGTGGAAGGACCCCGAAGGCGTCATCGACGTCTTTGCCCGGGTGCGCGAGCACGTCGACTGCAGACTGGTGCTCTGCGGGAGCATGGCCCCCGACGACCCAGAAGGCTGGGCGATCTACCGCCGTGTCGAGGAGAAGGCGCGGGAGTTCATCGATGCCGGTGACGTCATCCTGATCACCGCCGAAGACCACCTGCTGGTCAACGCCCTGCAACGGGTTTCATGCGTCATCCTCCAGAAGTCGCTCCGCGAAGGGTTCGGCCTGACCGTCACCGAAGGGCTCTGGAAGGGGCGGCCGGTCATCGCGTCCCGGATCGGGGGCATACCGCTCCAGATCGAGGATGGCGAGACCGGTTTCCTCCTCGACCCGACCGATACCGATGGGTTTGCCTGGAGGATCCGGCAGGTCCTCGAGAACCCGGAACTCGGGGAGCGGCTCGGCCGGGCCGGCAAGGAGCACGTCCGGCAGAACTTCCTGATCACCCGCCTCCTCTCAGACTATCTGGACATGCTGAACACGGAACTTGGCGTTCTGAATACCTGA
- a CDS encoding FkbM family methyltransferase yields the protein MYRKHVGKNGIEPGHTPLFTTSDGVTFRRMAHGADAVYVVGEYRFDDIRPDDIVLDIGANVGAFCIRAARRSRHVLAVEPILTEALRENVERNGGGVTVVDGALGTGESVRIAWGERTLAVATRTLGEFAAMAGGCDFLKCDCEGAEWSIRPRDLDGVHRIEMELHMPPIGGPVNRTLLDYIGEHYDFEIERTPGYDVKGVIGVLHAVRKNGR from the coding sequence ATGTATCGAAAGCACGTCGGGAAAAACGGCATTGAACCCGGGCACACGCCCCTCTTTACCACCTCCGACGGCGTGACCTTCAGGAGGATGGCACACGGGGCCGACGCCGTCTACGTCGTCGGCGAGTACCGCTTCGACGACATCCGGCCGGACGACATCGTCCTCGATATCGGGGCCAACGTGGGCGCCTTCTGCATCCGGGCCGCCCGCCGCTCGAGACACGTGCTGGCCGTCGAACCCATCCTTACGGAGGCACTCCGGGAGAACGTCGAGAGAAACGGCGGAGGGGTCACCGTGGTCGACGGGGCGCTCGGCACGGGGGAGAGCGTCCGGATCGCCTGGGGGGAGAGAACACTCGCCGTGGCGACCCGCACTCTCGGTGAGTTTGCCGCCATGGCCGGAGGATGCGACTTCTTAAAGTGCGACTGCGAGGGGGCGGAATGGTCCATCAGGCCACGAGACCTCGATGGGGTGCACCGGATCGAGATGGAACTCCACATGCCCCCGATCGGGGGGCCGGTGAACAGGACGCTTCTCGACTACATCGGGGAGCATTACGATTTCGAGATAGAGCGGACACCCGGCTACGACGTGAAGGGCGTGATAGGGGTTCTGCACGCCGTCCGGAAGAACGGCAGGTGA
- a CDS encoding FKBP-type peptidyl-prolyl cis-trans isomerase has product MAQAKEGDTVKVHYTGKLEDGTVFDTSEERAPLEFTIGSGQIIPGFERAVVGMEPGEAKTATIPPEEAYGPRRDEMTITVDREQFPEDINPEPGQQLQVQQPDGRAAIVVVSDVSESSVTLDANHPLAGQPLTFDIELVDIISAAQEQVVG; this is encoded by the coding sequence ATGGCGCAGGCTAAAGAAGGCGACACCGTAAAGGTGCATTATACAGGAAAACTGGAAGACGGGACGGTCTTTGATACCTCCGAAGAGCGGGCCCCACTGGAGTTCACCATCGGCAGCGGTCAGATCATCCCGGGGTTCGAGCGCGCCGTGGTCGGCATGGAGCCGGGAGAGGCAAAGACAGCCACGATCCCGCCCGAAGAGGCATACGGTCCCCGCCGTGATGAGATGACCATTACGGTGGACAGGGAACAGTTTCCCGAGGATATCAATCCCGAACCGGGCCAGCAACTCCAGGTTCAGCAGCCGGACGGCAGGGCGGCCATCGTCGTCGTCAGCGACGTCTCGGAGTCGAGCGTGACGCTGGACGCGAACCACCCGCTGGCCGGACAACCCCTGACATTCGATATCGAACTCGTGGATATCATCAGCGCTGCGCAGGAGCAGGTAGTCGGGTAA
- the polX gene encoding DNA polymerase/3'-5' exonuclease PolX, with translation MENHLRVTNIEVATILHEVADLLELKGVRFKPQAYRRAALAIETLPENVADVAREGDLDEIPGVGKGIAKKIREILETGSLGYLSSLREELPEGVQHLTRLEGIGPKKAIALSRELGIRTVDDLEAKALAGRIRDLPGFGEKTEANILASVRASRTATERRLLGQILPVAREIERRLASLASVRQVSLAGSIRRRKETIGDVDILATSTRPEEVMEVFATLPGVERVLVRGMTKTSVVLSTGIQVDLRVVEDGHFGAALQYFTGSKEHNITLRKLAIARNWRLNEYGLADLATGRTVAGEDEAGIYRALGLAWIEPELREDRGEIEAARAGTLPDLVGYDAIRGDLHVHTRWSEGAHSIEEMAKAARTLGYEYVAICDHAEGLRIARGLSPGRLADQIRDIERINRESDGEFTLLSGTECNIGMDGTIDLPDGTLADLDVVVASVHSGFKQSEKEMTERVLTAMHNDHVKIIGHPTGRILLSREPYRIDLAAVFDAAAALGVLMEINAFPARLDLSDVNARSARGAGVRFSLASDAHRRENLRYMELGVATARRGWLSAEDIANTRPLPELRRLLR, from the coding sequence ATGGAGAACCATTTGCGGGTGACGAACATCGAGGTCGCAACGATCCTCCACGAGGTCGCCGATCTCCTGGAACTCAAGGGCGTCCGGTTCAAGCCGCAGGCGTACCGGCGGGCGGCGCTGGCGATCGAGACCCTGCCGGAGAATGTCGCCGACGTCGCACGGGAAGGCGATCTCGACGAGATCCCCGGGGTGGGCAAGGGGATCGCCAAAAAGATCCGCGAGATCCTCGAGACCGGGAGCCTCGGGTACCTCTCCTCTCTCCGCGAAGAACTCCCGGAGGGCGTGCAGCACCTTACCCGGCTCGAGGGGATTGGGCCGAAGAAGGCGATCGCCCTCTCCCGGGAACTCGGCATCCGGACCGTCGACGACCTGGAGGCGAAGGCGTTGGCCGGCCGGATCCGCGACCTCCCCGGATTCGGGGAGAAGACCGAAGCGAACATCCTCGCGAGCGTCCGGGCGAGCCGGACGGCAACGGAGCGCCGCCTTCTCGGGCAGATCCTTCCCGTCGCCCGGGAGATCGAGCGGCGGCTTGCCTCGCTCGCCTCGGTCCGGCAGGTGAGCCTCGCCGGGTCGATCCGCCGGAGAAAAGAGACGATCGGGGACGTCGACATCCTCGCGACCTCAACACGTCCGGAGGAGGTGATGGAGGTCTTCGCCACCCTCCCGGGGGTCGAGCGTGTCCTCGTTCGGGGGATGACGAAGACCTCGGTGGTGCTCTCGACCGGGATCCAGGTCGACCTCCGGGTCGTGGAGGACGGGCATTTCGGGGCCGCCCTCCAGTACTTCACGGGTTCGAAAGAGCACAACATCACCCTGCGGAAGCTCGCGATCGCGAGGAACTGGCGGCTGAACGAGTACGGGCTCGCCGATCTTGCAACCGGCCGGACGGTCGCGGGAGAGGACGAGGCCGGGATCTACCGTGCCCTCGGTCTCGCCTGGATCGAGCCGGAACTCCGGGAGGACCGGGGCGAGATCGAGGCCGCCCGGGCCGGGACACTGCCCGACCTCGTCGGCTACGATGCGATCAGAGGCGACCTCCACGTCCACACCCGCTGGAGCGAGGGCGCTCATTCCATAGAGGAGATGGCAAAAGCTGCCCGGACGCTCGGCTACGAGTACGTCGCCATCTGCGACCATGCGGAGGGACTCCGTATCGCCCGCGGCCTCTCTCCCGGGCGTCTTGCCGATCAGATACGCGATATCGAGCGGATCAACCGGGAGAGCGACGGCGAATTCACTCTCCTCTCCGGTACCGAGTGCAACATCGGCATGGACGGCACGATCGATCTCCCGGATGGTACCCTCGCCGACCTCGACGTGGTGGTGGCGAGCGTCCACTCGGGGTTCAAGCAGTCCGAGAAAGAGATGACGGAACGGGTGCTCACGGCGATGCACAACGATCACGTCAAGATCATCGGCCACCCGACGGGACGGATACTTCTCTCCCGCGAACCCTACCGGATCGACCTCGCCGCGGTCTTCGATGCCGCAGCAGCGCTCGGGGTTCTTATGGAGATCAACGCGTTCCCGGCCCGGCTGGACCTCTCCGACGTCAACGCCCGTTCGGCCCGCGGGGCAGGCGTCCGGTTCTCGCTCGCCTCGGACGCCCATCGCCGGGAGAATCTCCGGTATATGGAGCTGGGTGTCGCGACCGCCCGCCGTGGATGGCTCTCGGCGGAAGATATCGCCAACACCCGGCCGCTTCCGGAGTTAAGAAGGTTGCTGCGGTAG
- a CDS encoding FHA domain-containing protein: MTDEDSRTLILDIDNDDLQELSEYLDVLSSSTRLKILKVIERSPKDVRQISAAIETSYENTKKHLDKLMSIGVVRKEAGLSRPTAKGVHPVWKYSLVPGGLEAITRSLGLFSNLKLTLTDSVLAKKLAGVRETFSGEFSGQPPVVILLGGAEDGRVFALAGDSIAVGRADPGVPGRAAQAIVLGEEYAAVTRVSKPHARLTHRRDGAWFIEDCGSTGGTFVNGTPLEAGTRRELHDGDLIELAKGAPGATLVFVVPGGVPVSDAA, translated from the coding sequence ATGACCGACGAAGACTCAAGGACGCTTATCCTCGATATCGACAACGACGACCTGCAGGAACTCTCCGAATACCTGGACGTGCTGAGCAGCAGCACGCGTTTGAAGATCCTGAAAGTCATCGAACGAAGCCCGAAAGACGTCCGGCAGATATCGGCCGCGATCGAGACGAGTTACGAGAACACGAAAAAGCACCTCGACAAACTGATGAGCATCGGGGTCGTCCGCAAAGAGGCAGGTCTCTCGCGCCCGACCGCAAAGGGAGTACACCCGGTCTGGAAATACTCGCTCGTACCCGGCGGACTCGAAGCGATCACGAGGAGCCTCGGGCTCTTCTCGAACCTGAAACTGACCCTCACGGACTCCGTGCTCGCGAAAAAACTCGCCGGCGTCCGGGAGACGTTCTCGGGAGAGTTCTCCGGGCAGCCCCCGGTCGTCATCCTCCTCGGGGGCGCGGAGGACGGCAGAGTCTTTGCGCTCGCCGGGGACAGCATAGCCGTAGGCCGGGCGGATCCGGGAGTTCCCGGGCGGGCCGCGCAGGCAATCGTCCTCGGCGAGGAGTACGCAGCGGTCACCCGCGTCTCGAAGCCGCACGCCCGGCTCACCCACCGCCGGGACGGCGCCTGGTTCATCGAGGACTGCGGCAGCACGGGCGGCACCTTCGTGAACGGCACGCCGCTTGAAGCGGGCACGCGGCGGGAACTTCACGACGGGGACCTCATCGAACTCGCGAAAGGCGCGCCGGGGGCAACCCTCGTCTTCGTCGTTCCCGGGGGGGTGCCGGTGTCGGATGCCGCCTGA
- a CDS encoding serine/threonine-protein kinase, translated as MPPDRAGRAAVLLLVAALLLAAVAPIVSGAGGPPEHANASPQGIESAGKNPDEDKDAGPGQNKGKATPEETVTPENTPTVATPGATATPTAGGMPEEKNNATDADPFPWAILVLVLLAGAVVFGARYLTGPPRKEAEPAATILADAYQTVLSRPAGFPPELAERYDRIAFVGRGGLGQVFSAVRRDDRRTVAVKIPAAYDEATGKTFMKEMRFWEDLAHPNIVTVHSVNILPVPFVEMEYLPRTLDDLEKPLPVETAARIAAGIAAGLAYAHEKGVIHRDIKPRNILLDDGLTPKITDWGMSTTVAASGDTGVAGFTLAYAAPEQIAPERFGRADARTDIYQLGAVFYELVTGKAPFARESLAGLAEAVIREQPAPPSEIDPTLAALDPIILRCLAKDPADRYQSAGEVLEAIEAVFGDAEEGRA; from the coding sequence ATGCCGCCTGACCGGGCCGGGCGGGCTGCCGTCCTGCTCCTCGTCGCCGCGCTCCTTCTCGCAGCCGTCGCTCCAATCGTCTCGGGCGCCGGAGGGCCGCCCGAGCACGCAAACGCCTCCCCCCAGGGCATCGAATCCGCCGGAAAGAACCCGGACGAGGATAAGGATGCCGGCCCAGGTCAGAACAAGGGCAAGGCTACGCCGGAAGAGACCGTCACGCCCGAAAATACCCCGACGGTGGCGACGCCGGGTGCAACGGCAACCCCGACCGCCGGGGGTATGCCCGAAGAGAAGAACAACGCGACCGACGCCGACCCGTTCCCCTGGGCCATTCTGGTTCTCGTCCTCCTCGCAGGGGCCGTCGTTTTCGGCGCCCGGTACCTGACGGGACCGCCCAGAAAGGAGGCGGAGCCCGCCGCGACCATCCTTGCCGATGCATACCAGACAGTGCTCTCCCGCCCGGCAGGGTTCCCGCCCGAACTTGCGGAGCGCTACGACCGGATTGCCTTTGTCGGAAGAGGAGGGCTCGGGCAGGTCTTTTCGGCGGTCAGACGCGATGACCGTCGAACCGTAGCGGTGAAGATCCCGGCCGCCTACGACGAGGCGACGGGAAAGACCTTCATGAAGGAGATGCGGTTCTGGGAAGATCTGGCTCACCCGAACATCGTGACGGTTCACTCGGTCAATATCCTCCCGGTACCGTTCGTTGAGATGGAGTACCTCCCCCGGACGCTGGATGACCTTGAAAAACCCCTCCCGGTGGAGACCGCCGCCCGCATCGCCGCGGGCATCGCCGCCGGGCTTGCCTACGCCCACGAAAAGGGCGTGATTCACCGGGACATCAAGCCGAGGAACATCCTTCTCGACGACGGCCTGACGCCGAAGATCACCGACTGGGGGATGAGCACGACAGTGGCGGCGAGCGGGGATACCGGTGTCGCCGGATTCACCCTCGCCTACGCGGCCCCGGAGCAGATCGCCCCGGAACGGTTCGGCAGGGCCGATGCACGGACGGACATCTACCAGCTCGGCGCCGTCTTCTACGAACTGGTGACGGGGAAGGCGCCCTTTGCCCGCGAGAGTCTCGCCGGGCTGGCCGAAGCGGTCATCCGCGAGCAGCCCGCCCCTCCCTCAGAGATAGACCCCACGCTTGCAGCACTCGACCCGATCATCCTCCGGTGCCTTGCAAAAGACCCTGCCGACCGCTACCAGTCCGCCGGAGAAGTGCTCGAGGCGATCGAGGCCGTGTTCGGCGACGCGGAAGAGGGGAGAGCGTGA
- a CDS encoding potassium channel family protein, with protein sequence MKNLLARYLARARAMQFHYLLASLVLLLAVYPYVSAGPTGPAALKVLSSFVLITGVYAVSNRRRQVVIAVLLAVPAFGLGWLHIITGDPALGSAESVFTLLFYAFTALVGLSRVLGTRRITTDTIYGAVSVYLLMGLTWATAYNLVEGITPGSFSAESGAGFTFPAFIYFSFVTLATLGYGDITPVTDQARSLALLETVSGTLYIAVLIARLVAAAGWRTDAADE encoded by the coding sequence GTGAAGAACCTTCTCGCCCGGTACCTTGCTCGCGCCAGGGCGATGCAGTTCCACTACCTGCTCGCGTCGCTCGTCCTCCTGCTCGCCGTCTACCCCTACGTGAGTGCAGGGCCGACCGGACCGGCCGCCCTGAAGGTGCTCTCGTCCTTCGTCCTGATCACCGGCGTCTACGCCGTGAGCAACCGGCGGCGGCAGGTCGTGATCGCCGTCCTCCTTGCAGTGCCCGCCTTCGGCCTCGGCTGGCTCCACATCATCACCGGCGACCCGGCACTCGGCAGCGCCGAGAGCGTCTTCACGCTCCTCTTCTACGCCTTCACCGCGCTTGTCGGCCTGTCAAGGGTGCTCGGGACGCGCCGGATCACCACCGACACCATCTACGGCGCGGTCTCCGTCTACCTCCTCATGGGCCTCACCTGGGCGACGGCCTACAACCTTGTCGAGGGTATCACTCCCGGATCGTTCTCGGCAGAGTCAGGAGCGGGTTTCACCTTTCCTGCGTTCATCTACTTCAGTTTCGTCACCCTTGCAACGCTCGGCTACGGCGACATCACGCCGGTCACCGACCAGGCCAGATCACTCGCCCTGCTCGAGACCGTGAGCGGGACACTCTACATCGCCGTCCTGATCGCCCGCCTGGTGGCGGCCGCCGGATGGCGAACCGATGCCGCAGACGAGTGA
- a CDS encoding SIMPL domain-containing protein, translating to MRGKAALLGIALMVLCAAVIGNVTAQLPEESKDKLIHVSGTGKVTTTPDEAVVVFAVETENTDVKTAQQQNAERMDAVVNALKRAGIPEKDIRTAGYNIIPITETDSRGLTTARVKYYRVINSLEVTLNDVNRAGEIVDLAVENGANKVNRFSFTLSDAKQQEFRSQALTAAVAQARGDADAVAAAIGKTIVDVKEVNVGNSYIPLVYDSRLMGMEKAASGAAPTPLEVGEIDVTATVSISYIIS from the coding sequence ATGCGAGGAAAAGCAGCACTTCTGGGGATCGCTCTCATGGTCCTCTGCGCCGCGGTGATCGGCAACGTCACCGCACAGTTGCCGGAGGAATCAAAAGACAAGCTGATCCACGTGTCCGGGACGGGCAAGGTGACGACCACGCCTGATGAGGCCGTCGTCGTCTTCGCGGTCGAGACCGAGAACACCGACGTCAAGACAGCACAGCAGCAGAACGCAGAGAGAATGGACGCCGTGGTCAACGCACTGAAGAGGGCCGGCATTCCGGAGAAGGACATCAGGACCGCCGGCTACAACATCATCCCGATAACCGAGACCGACAGCAGGGGCCTGACAACCGCCAGGGTCAAGTACTACCGGGTCATCAATAGCCTCGAGGTCACGTTAAACGACGTGAACCGTGCAGGCGAGATCGTCGATCTCGCGGTAGAGAACGGTGCGAACAAGGTCAACCGGTTCTCGTTCACCTTGAGCGACGCGAAGCAGCAGGAGTTCCGGTCGCAGGCCCTGACCGCCGCGGTGGCGCAGGCACGGGGCGACGCTGATGCCGTCGCCGCAGCCATCGGCAAGACCATCGTCGACGTCAAAGAGGTCAACGTCGGGAACAGCTACATCCCGCTGGTCTACGACAGCCGCCTCATGGGCATGGAGAAGGCAGCCAGCGGAGCGGCCCCGACCCCGCTCGAGGTCGGCGAGATTGATGTGACCGCCACCGTCTCCATCTCGTACATCATCTCGTAA